TCGTCGGCCAACCGAATCTCCTATTGCACGCCGGGCGCGGACGCTTTCACCAGCGTCCAGAACTGCCCGGGCGTGTCGCCGAGCACCGATGCCACCGACGCATAGAACATGGGCATGCCGATCGAGATGATGACGAGGCCCAGCGCGACGGTGACGGGGAACCCGACGAAAAAGACGTTCATTTGAGGAAAGGTTCGCGCCACGAGGCCGAACCCGATCTTGGTGACGAGCAGGACGAGGATCCACGGCGCGCCGATCGCGAGCGAGTTGACGAACATGGCCGCGCCCCACGCCGTGAAGGACTCGAAAGCCGCCGCGCCCGGTTGCGCGAGGCCCGGCCCCACGATCTCGAAGCTGCGCAGCACGCCCTCGACGAATCCGTCGAACAGGCCGCTCATGAAGAAGATCAGCGCGGCGGCGAGCATCTGAAACGTGGCGATCACCGACACCTGATCGCCCGTGACCGGATCGACGACGTTCGCGATGGTGAACCCCATCTGGAATCCGGCCATCGCGCCGGCGATGTTGACCGCCTCCATGGCGACGCGCACGGTGAAACCCATGGCGAGGCCGAGCAGGATCTCGCCGCCCATCGCCGCCGTGAGACTCAGAAGGTCGTGCGGAAGTTCATCGGTGTTCACGCCGCGAAACGCCAGGACGACGAGTGCCATGAACAGTCCGAGCCCGACCTTGACCGGGTCGTACACCGAAAACGTGCCGGTGAGCGGCAGCATGGACACCAGCGCCAGCACCCGGCTCATGACGAGCAGGATCAGGATGATCGGCGCGGCGGAGACGATCGGCAGGTCCATGCGCTCCTACCGGATGTAGTCGGGAAAGGTCGTGAGCATCTGAACCGTGAAATCGAGCAGGGCGTTCATCATCATGTTGAAAAAGATGGCGGTCGCGATGCCGACCGCGATGATCTTGGGGATAAAGGTGAGCGTCATCTCGTGGATCTGCGTGACCGCCTGGAAGACCGAGATCAGAAGACCGGCCACCAGACCCGCGACGAGCACGGGCGTGCTCACCACCAGCGTCGTGTTGATCGCGAGTTGCGAAATCTGAATGACCTGCTCGATCGTCAACGCGAGCCCCTACCCGGTGAAAAAGCTCTGGACCAAAGACCCGATGACGAGGAACCACCCGTCGGCCAGGACGAAGATGAGCAGCTTGAACGGCAGCGAAATCAGGATCGGCGGGAGCATCATCATGCCCATGCTCATCAGGATCGTCGCGATGACGAGGTCGATGATGAGAAAGGGCAGATAGATCATGAAGCCGATGACGAAGGACGTCTTGAGCTCGCTGATGATGAACGCCGGGATCACGACGTAGCTCGGGATGTCGTCCACGGTTCCGGGCTTGTCGAGCCCGCTCACGCGCATGAAAAGGCCCAGGTCCTTTTCGCGCGTCTGACGGAGCATGAAGTCGCGCAGCGGCTCCATGGCGCGGTCCGCGGCGATCTCGTACCCGATCTCGGCCTTGGTGTAGGGCACGTAGGCGTCGTGATAAATCTGCTGGAACGCCGGCATCATGATGAACGCCGTGAGAAACATGCCGAGCCCGATGACGATCTGATTCGACGGCACCTGATGCGTACCGAGCGCCTGGCGCAAAAGGCCGATCACGATCACGATCCGCGTGAAACACGTCATCATCACGAGGATCGACGGAGCGATCCCGAGCACCGTAATGATGAGCAGGATCTTGACGGGGGTGGACAGGTCCGAGGGCTTGCCGTCCTCGAGCACATCGACGCGAATCTGCGGAAACGCGGGGGCGGCGGTCTGGGCGTGCGCGGACGCCGCGAGCGCGAGCGTCGCGACCGTCACCACCATCAGCATCGCCGCGACGCGCGCCATGTTCACCCCTACTGCAAGCGCTTCATGCCGGCGAGGCGTTCGCGAATCGCGCGCAGGGCGTCGTCGCGTTCACGATCCATCTCCGACGCACCGGACATCTCGGAATGCTGCTGATACTGGCGCAGTTCGCGCGCGAAGGGTGACTCCGCAGGACGCTGC
This DNA window, taken from Deltaproteobacteria bacterium, encodes the following:
- the fliR gene encoding flagellar biosynthetic protein FliR, coding for MDLPIVSAAPIILILLVMSRVLALVSMLPLTGTFSVYDPVKVGLGLFMALVVLAFRGVNTDELPHDLLSLTAAMGGEILLGLAMGFTVRVAMEAVNIAGAMAGFQMGFTIANVVDPVTGDQVSVIATFQMLAAALIFFMSGLFDGFVEGVLRSFEIVGPGLAQPGAAAFESFTAWGAAMFVNSLAIGAPWILVLLVTKIGFGLVARTFPQMNVFFVGFPVTVALGLVIISIGMPMFYASVASVLGDTPGQFWTLVKASAPGVQ
- the fliQ gene encoding flagellar biosynthesis protein FliQ encodes the protein MTIEQVIQISQLAINTTLVVSTPVLVAGLVAGLLISVFQAVTQIHEMTLTFIPKIIAVGIATAIFFNMMMNALLDFTVQMLTTFPDYIR
- the fliP gene encoding flagellar type III secretion system pore protein FliP (The bacterial flagellar biogenesis protein FliP forms a type III secretion system (T3SS)-type pore required for flagellar assembly.) encodes the protein MLMVVTVATLALAASAHAQTAAPAFPQIRVDVLEDGKPSDLSTPVKILLIITVLGIAPSILVMMTCFTRIVIVIGLLRQALGTHQVPSNQIVIGLGMFLTAFIMMPAFQQIYHDAYVPYTKAEIGYEIAADRAMEPLRDFMLRQTREKDLGLFMRVSGLDKPGTVDDIPSYVVIPAFIISELKTSFVIGFMIYLPFLIIDLVIATILMSMGMMMLPPILISLPFKLLIFVLADGWFLVIGSLVQSFFTG